A genomic stretch from Bacillaceae bacterium S4-13-56 includes:
- a CDS encoding PilZ domain-containing protein, with product MYYKRKESFRFTFESPISGKITNQEKLENYPIKIMDISATGLKIQLEKSSFPLPKKNQLIWIEFQLMNHPFRSTGTVVCIKDFVSHIICEIKVTTDKEWEESIITDLKLYAKIKN from the coding sequence ATGTATTATAAAAGAAAAGAATCCTTTCGGTTTACTTTCGAATCACCGATTTCTGGTAAAATTACAAATCAAGAAAAGCTGGAAAATTACCCTATTAAAATAATGGACATAAGTGCTACAGGTTTAAAGATTCAACTTGAAAAGAGTTCTTTTCCATTACCGAAAAAAAATCAATTGATTTGGATTGAGTTTCAATTGATGAATCATCCTTTTAGATCTACTGGAACAGTTGTTTGTATAAAAGATTTTGTATCTCATATCATTTGTGAAATAAAAGTAACTACGGATAAAGAATGGGAAGAATCTATTATTACTGATTTGAAATTATATGCAAAAATAAAAAACTAA
- a CDS encoding trypsin-like peptidase domain-containing protein — protein MKRKKIFWPIVVTIVLTLLSAVGIVYLYNNWLSEPIGVSSSLGGKVAVEEKTTTDLKTIIHESQKGVVQIEGQSASTNSIGSGFIINDKGDIVTNAHVVKGADSIYVKTADARTYPAALIGIGDETDIALLRVPQLKDRTPMKIAPNAKAEIGDEIIALGSPHGLQNTVTLGIISGTERNFEIDSFEYKNLYQISAFITNGNSGGPLVLRSTGEIIGINSAGTQGGTIGFSIPIGDVVDEVELWSRRADHTELSFDGDPRTDTDVTPEQLQEDANYIISYFYENINMRDFVSAYSLLGSDWQQNLTYQAFRDKYVSAVNVTITNVQTELKDNRHVSVTLNVNLKTRKQEAQQEITKRYKQTYIVGLENDQIKLLTGDQELISEEITEIPIEPVEEADKAL, from the coding sequence ATGAAAAGAAAAAAAATATTTTGGCCGATTGTCGTTACCATTGTTCTAACCCTTTTAAGTGCAGTTGGGATCGTCTATTTATATAACAATTGGTTGTCTGAACCTATAGGAGTCTCAAGCTCCCTCGGAGGAAAAGTAGCAGTTGAAGAAAAAACAACGACTGACCTTAAAACTATCATTCATGAATCTCAAAAAGGGGTTGTGCAAATAGAAGGACAGTCAGCCTCAACTAATAGCATTGGATCAGGATTTATCATAAATGATAAAGGGGATATCGTGACTAACGCACATGTTGTTAAAGGTGCGGATTCTATTTATGTCAAAACAGCAGATGCAAGAACCTATCCGGCCGCTTTAATTGGAATTGGAGATGAAACAGACATTGCTCTCTTAAGAGTTCCTCAACTAAAAGATCGTACTCCTATGAAAATTGCTCCAAATGCAAAAGCGGAAATTGGGGATGAAATTATTGCATTAGGAAGTCCCCATGGGCTTCAAAATACTGTAACCTTAGGTATTATATCTGGAACCGAAAGAAATTTTGAAATAGACTCTTTTGAATACAAGAATTTATATCAAATATCCGCATTTATAACAAATGGAAATAGCGGTGGTCCGCTGGTTCTACGGTCTACAGGAGAGATAATAGGAATTAATTCAGCAGGAACTCAAGGTGGAACAATTGGATTTAGTATACCAATTGGAGACGTTGTCGATGAAGTTGAGTTATGGTCTAGAAGAGCTGATCACACAGAGCTCTCTTTTGATGGTGACCCGAGAACAGATACAGATGTTACCCCGGAACAGTTACAAGAAGATGCTAATTACATCATTTCTTATTTCTATGAAAATATTAATATGCGTGATTTTGTGAGTGCTTATTCATTGTTAGGAAGTGACTGGCAACAAAACTTAACTTATCAAGCATTTAGAGACAAATATGTGTCAGCAGTAAATGTAACTATTACTAATGTGCAAACAGAACTAAAGGATAACCGCCACGTTTCTGTCACTTTAAATGTAAATCTGAAAACTAGAAAACAAGAAGCACAGCAAGAAATTACGAAAAGATATAAACAAACATATATCGTTGGATTGGAAAATGATCAAATTAAACTTCTAACCGGAGATCAAGAACTAATCTCAGAAGAAATAACTGAAATCCCTATAGAACCAGTAGAAGAGGCCGATAAGGCCTTGTGA
- a CDS encoding YvrJ family protein translates to MESLINWIPEVGFPIIVTFYLLHRVEGKLDDVIQSIHLMTEKLS, encoded by the coding sequence GTGGAAAGCTTGATTAATTGGATACCTGAAGTTGGTTTTCCCATCATAGTAACGTTTTATTTGTTACATCGAGTTGAGGGAAAGCTGGATGATGTCATCCAATCCATTCACTTAATGACTGAAAAATTATCATAG
- a CDS encoding DUF2922 domain-containing protein, translated as MAKQIELKFLNPEGRIVTYTLDDPIEPVDPIAVSSAMDTMIAQNVFTSTGGDLTEKKEARIVERNVVGIELA; from the coding sequence ATGGCTAAACAAATAGAGTTGAAATTTTTAAATCCAGAGGGGCGTATTGTCACATATACTTTGGATGATCCTATTGAACCTGTGGATCCAATAGCAGTTTCATCTGCAATGGATACCATGATTGCACAAAACGTATTTACATCAACTGGTGGTGATTTAACCGAGAAGAAGGAAGCACGTATTGTGGAGAGAAACGTTGTAGGAATCGAGTTAGCTTAA
- a CDS encoding DUF1659 domain-containing protein — MAGVLVTNSRLQLTFENGVNEKGDVVFKSKAFNQVKTTASNDGLYAVANALAPLQQLPLHAIERQDTMLLTEM, encoded by the coding sequence ATGGCTGGAGTACTCGTAACCAACTCAAGACTTCAATTGACCTTTGAAAATGGGGTTAATGAAAAGGGAGATGTCGTTTTTAAAAGTAAAGCGTTTAATCAGGTGAAAACCACTGCATCAAATGATGGATTATATGCAGTTGCAAATGCACTCGCTCCACTTCAACAGCTTCCATTGCATGCAATTGAAAGACAAGACACCATGTTGTTAACAGAGATGTAA
- a CDS encoding zinc ribbon domain-containing protein — MLHCPYCGSFVKTDENFCVECGKALPPDIVERTPAPPGFNRWWILPISSFIILMVILASYYYFLNQQEDKAIDKFKLGEKYAIEENYSEAKTMFDQALAFKSSFPAAKQNKNLLLATEQVFNHLDQAEHYKLNSDYQEGLTHLQEAEKELENYNGDLVNRLLEKIIKKRNELKVAQINDSISANSDIESLKSLLWQAEGIQSKEAEEVANEIRARVISYFYSMANQYLQEKQFSLARETVEEGLHYASDSKKLSSLKTTIEKEKVAFETAQQQRIEQAIEAAEKDQEINEEDAVDLMEINYEIDEYGEFVVKGKIKSVATIPIYSISVIYDLINSDGEVVQTNEIFVYPDTLYPNEIGEFEYTHYDLKEPMKVEVQKIRWFFD, encoded by the coding sequence TTGTTACATTGTCCATACTGTGGTTCCTTTGTAAAAACAGATGAAAATTTTTGTGTAGAATGTGGTAAAGCTCTCCCCCCTGATATCGTGGAGAGGACACCGGCTCCACCTGGTTTTAATAGATGGTGGATTCTACCCATTTCTTCATTTATTATTTTAATGGTCATTCTCGCATCCTATTATTATTTCTTAAATCAGCAAGAAGATAAAGCTATTGACAAGTTTAAACTTGGAGAAAAGTATGCCATTGAGGAAAATTATAGTGAAGCTAAAACTATGTTTGACCAGGCGTTAGCCTTCAAATCATCTTTTCCTGCAGCCAAACAAAATAAAAATCTGTTGTTAGCGACGGAACAGGTGTTTAATCATTTAGATCAGGCAGAACATTATAAGCTCAATAGTGACTACCAAGAAGGATTAACCCATCTTCAAGAAGCTGAAAAAGAGCTTGAAAATTACAACGGGGATCTCGTCAATCGTTTACTGGAAAAGATCATTAAGAAAAGAAATGAATTAAAAGTTGCACAAATAAATGATTCCATTTCCGCTAATTCCGATATCGAGTCACTCAAATCCCTCCTATGGCAAGCTGAGGGTATTCAAAGCAAAGAAGCAGAAGAAGTTGCAAATGAAATTCGCGCCCGAGTGATTTCTTATTTTTATTCTATGGCCAATCAATACCTTCAAGAGAAACAATTTTCTTTAGCTAGGGAAACTGTTGAAGAAGGGTTACATTACGCGTCTGATAGTAAAAAGCTTTCAAGTTTGAAAACAACAATTGAAAAAGAAAAAGTTGCTTTTGAAACGGCTCAACAACAAAGAATCGAACAAGCTATTGAAGCTGCTGAGAAAGACCAGGAAATAAATGAAGAAGACGCTGTTGATTTGATGGAAATAAATTATGAAATTGATGAATACGGTGAATTTGTTGTGAAAGGCAAAATTAAAAGTGTAGCAACTATTCCTATTTATTCCATATCTGTTATCTATGATCTAATAAACTCAGATGGAGAAGTCGTTCAAACAAATGAAATATTTGTATATCCAGATACCCTTTATCCAAATGAAATAGGAGAATTTGAATATACACATTATGACTTGAAAGAACCAATGAAGGTTGAAGTTCAGAAGATTAGATGGTTCTTTGATTAG